TCGTGATGAATATGATGGGATGCGAAAAAAATACACGGGAATGATCGAGAAGACAAAGGCATCGCTTGAAAAAATCATGGAGGAGCGGGCCGGAGTTGCCGATGAGCGTCCCGGAAACCGCACATGGGTCGAACAGTTCGCGCAATATCGAGCGGAAAAATCGTTGACAAGGGAAATGGCGGTTACACTTGTCGATAAGATATATGTCTATGAAGATAAACGGCTCAAAATCGAATTCAACTACCGGGATGAGATCGCATACGATCAGGAGCTTTTGAAGCAGTTGGAACAGGCGGTGGGCTGAGATGGCAAGAAAGAGCAGATATACGGATCCTGTGCAGGCGGATGTGCCGGAGCAGGCAGCCTATCAAGCCGCACAGTACGGCCGCCTTTCGGTGGAAGACGGCGATGATATCGAGCGCAATTCCATTGGAAATCAGAGAAAGATCGCTGCGCATTATGCGATGGGCCGTGATGACATTGTAATTGTGGAGCACTATTTTGATAACGGCTACTCGGGTATGAATTATGACCGGCCGGATTTTCAGCGCATGATGGAGGATGTGGAACGGGGAAAGATCAACTGTATTATCGTGAAGGATATTTCCCGCTTTGGGAGAGAATTTGTGAGCACCAGCGAGTATGTAGAACGCATTTTGCCCAATATGGGTGTCCGCCTGATCTGCATCAATGATGGCTATGACAGCATCAGGGAAGAGGCAGACACCGACCTTCTGATGCTGCCGCTGAAAATGGTGATGAATGACAGTTATGCCAGAGACATCTCACGAAAGATCAGGAGCGGAATTTCGGCAAAAATGAACAGCGGAGAATTCCTGCCGGCCGCAGGCAGTATCCCATACGGCTATTTGAGGAATGTGAAAGAAAACACCTATGATATTGACTCAGAAGCCGCTGATGTTGTGAAACGCATTTTTACCATGCGGGCTGATGGGCGTGCTTTCAACGAAATAGCCCGAACGCTCAATGCGGACGGCGTGCCGAGTCCCGGGAGATTGCGCTATGAGCGCGGACTTACAAAATCCGAAAAGTATCGGGATGCGCTGTGGCTTCCCAAAACAATAAGAAAAATTGCGACCGATAGGGTGTATCTGGGATACCGGATCCACGGAAAAATCAAGCGGGATAAAATCGGACGGAATAAGACGCAAAGGCCGGAGGAAAGTTGGCAGATCATTGAAAATGCACATCCGGCCATTGTGGAACGGGAACTTTTTGAGAAGATTCAGCGCATCAATCAGGAGGAATTGGCAAAAAGAGAGCGCTATGGGGCGTGCAATGAGGTGACAGTGGATCACAGAAGTCTGTTTCGAGGAAAGGTTGTGTGCGGAGAATGCGGGCATCTGCTCACTGCGGCCAAGGGCTGCGCCCGACCCGGAGCAAAAAGCGGGAGCAGAGTGTTTTTTGATTGCAGTACCTATAAGAAGTCAAATCATACCCAATGCAGCAGTCACTATATCCGACAGGAGACCCTGTTTCATGCGATTCAGCATACCCTCGATCAGCAGGTCAGGATCGCTGTTGATTTTGGGAAAATGCTTGCAGATGTACAGAAAATGCCGACAATCAAGGCCGCTAAGAGTGCACAGACAAAAAAGCAGGTGAGTCTGCGCGTCAAACGGCAAAATATCGAAAACAAACTGGAGCAGCTTCTGCACGACCTGACGACCGGATTGATTACCAGGGATGAGTATGAGTATATAAAACGGCGCTACAATGAACAGTATGCGCAGATTCAGTCAGAAGAAATTGCACTTCGGGAAACTATGAAGGTAGCGGAAATGCAGCTTCGTAGTGCGGAGCAGTGGCTTGCGGAGGTGAAACGCTATCAGAAGATCCCTGTGATCGACCGCCCTATGATCGATCTGTTGATTCGAGAAATCAAGGTTTTTCAGGACAGGAGCGTGAAGATCGAACTGAATTATGCAGATCCGTGCCAGCCTCTATACGCTTATATGGACCTGTATACGGAGGAACGCCATGCCGTTTGAGATGCAAAAGGATATCATGTACTTCAGATTATCTGAGGAAGATGAGGAGGATAAGCGCGAGAGCAACAGTATTTCGTCACAAAGAGCCTGTGTGGAGCAATACCTGCACGATAGGCCGGAGTTAGGCAGCAACTTCGAAGAAATCGTAGATGACGGCTACTCCGGAACGAGCCTTGACCGTCCCGGGATGAGGCGTTTGCTGGCGATGATAAAAAGAAACCAGGTAAGAACGGTCATCGTTCGCGACCTATCACGTTTTGCAAGAAACTATCTGGAAGCCGGCTATTATCTTGAGATCGAGTTTCCGTCCAGAGGAGTACGCTTCATTTCTGTTAACGACGGCTTCGACAGCGAGGAACTGGGGGAAGACACCGGCGGACTCGATCTTGCGATCCGCAACCTTGTCAACCAAATGTACAGCCATGATATTTCCCGCAAGATCAAAAGCGTTGTGGACATGAAGAAATACAACGGCGAATATGCGTTTGGGGCGGTTCCCTATGGCTATAAAAAGGGGGAGCGGCATAATACCATTGTGATAGATGAGCCGGCGGCTGAGATCGTTCGCCATATCTTTTCGCTGGCGACTTCGGGAAAGTCTGTTTCGCAAATTGCGTTGACCTTGAATGAGGATCATGTGCAGACACCTTCCGTCTATCTGGCGGATGTGCGGGGGAGATACAAGACAAGAGCCTTTTGGACCTATGACTCGGTACGGAATATTCTCGGAAATCGCATTTACACCGGCGATACGGAGGTGTTCAAATCCCATGTGATGAGAGTAGGGAGCAAGAGAGTTCGCGTGATCCCGGAAGAGCTGCGGCAGGTCATTCCGGAAACGCATGATGCCATCATTTCCCGCTCGGACTACTATTTGGCGCATAAGGTGATCAAAGGCGTGGCGCCGAGAAAGCCGACAAATGGCAGGAGAAATCCGCTGTCTTCCTATCTGGTGTGCGGCTGCTGCGGAAACCGGCTGGCAAAAGGGAAAGAGGCCAACAAAACATGGCTTTGTTCCTCTGCAAGGTATACGAGAGATACCTCCTGCGAACAGGTGCGCATGGATGACCGGAAATTGCAGGAAGTCCTGCTGCGAGCCATTCGGACGCAATGCGAATTGTTTGATGCCAAAGTAAAAAGATTAGATGAACAGAAACGAAAGGCCGGAAAGGACAAAGTGTTTTTTCTGCAGGAAATCGAACGCTGCCGGAAACTTATGGAACAGGTGGAACGTGAAAAGCTGAAGCTGTACGAACAGTATGCTGAAGGGGAATTGTCGAAAGAGATGTTTCTGTCGCAAAAAGAGGAAGTGAGCCTGAATCAAAATGACATTGCGCTACAGATCAGCCTTTTGCAGACGCGGCTGGAGGAACTGAAAAGCCTTGACGGCGCTGCGCAAAATGAAATACACTTGCTTAGAGAGCAGACGCAATATCGCGGAATAGCGGAGCTTACACCGGCGGTGATGAAGGAACTGATCCGGCAAATCGTGATTTTCCCTGAAAACAGGATGCGGATCGAGTGGAACTTTCGGGATGAGATCGTAGAGCAAAAAAGCACTGAAATTTCAATGCCATCAGAAAGTGCATGAATTTGATCTACT
This window of the Dysosmobacter acutus genome carries:
- a CDS encoding recombinase family protein; the encoded protein is MARKSRYTDPVQADVPEQAAYQAAQYGRLSVEDGDDIERNSIGNQRKIAAHYAMGRDDIVIVEHYFDNGYSGMNYDRPDFQRMMEDVERGKINCIIVKDISRFGREFVSTSEYVERILPNMGVRLICINDGYDSIREEADTDLLMLPLKMVMNDSYARDISRKIRSGISAKMNSGEFLPAAGSIPYGYLRNVKENTYDIDSEAADVVKRIFTMRADGRAFNEIARTLNADGVPSPGRLRYERGLTKSEKYRDALWLPKTIRKIATDRVYLGYRIHGKIKRDKIGRNKTQRPEESWQIIENAHPAIVERELFEKIQRINQEELAKRERYGACNEVTVDHRSLFRGKVVCGECGHLLTAAKGCARPGAKSGSRVFFDCSTYKKSNHTQCSSHYIRQETLFHAIQHTLDQQVRIAVDFGKMLADVQKMPTIKAAKSAQTKKQVSLRVKRQNIENKLEQLLHDLTTGLITRDEYEYIKRRYNEQYAQIQSEEIALRETMKVAEMQLRSAEQWLAEVKRYQKIPVIDRPMIDLLIREIKVFQDRSVKIELNYADPCQPLYAYMDLYTEERHAV
- a CDS encoding recombinase family protein, which produces MPFEMQKDIMYFRLSEEDEEDKRESNSISSQRACVEQYLHDRPELGSNFEEIVDDGYSGTSLDRPGMRRLLAMIKRNQVRTVIVRDLSRFARNYLEAGYYLEIEFPSRGVRFISVNDGFDSEELGEDTGGLDLAIRNLVNQMYSHDISRKIKSVVDMKKYNGEYAFGAVPYGYKKGERHNTIVIDEPAAEIVRHIFSLATSGKSVSQIALTLNEDHVQTPSVYLADVRGRYKTRAFWTYDSVRNILGNRIYTGDTEVFKSHVMRVGSKRVRVIPEELRQVIPETHDAIISRSDYYLAHKVIKGVAPRKPTNGRRNPLSSYLVCGCCGNRLAKGKEANKTWLCSSARYTRDTSCEQVRMDDRKLQEVLLRAIRTQCELFDAKVKRLDEQKRKAGKDKVFFLQEIERCRKLMEQVEREKLKLYEQYAEGELSKEMFLSQKEEVSLNQNDIALQISLLQTRLEELKSLDGAAQNEIHLLREQTQYRGIAELTPAVMKELIRQIVIFPENRMRIEWNFRDEIVEQKSTEISMPSESA